The window tgtaatttttaataaagcCATAGGAGTTAGGCTCCAAACCTCCAACACCAAATTGTAGCCCAGCTAAGTTGGCTTTGGATGAGCATGATTTAACTCACAAAGTCCCAAGATTCTCCACAGCACTCCAAAATCCAAGAAATTATATTTGTCCCACTCCTCTACTACTTAGGTTTGTTTTCCAATCCACTTTTGGTAAGTGATCTAGGTTGAAGCTGCCATGAGCCAAATACTCAAACTAGTTTAATCTCTAGTTTCACTATACTACCAAAATAGAGTAATTCAAGTAGAAAGAACCAATGGCACATGCATGACAAGTTTTGTTGTTGAGGAGGTTTACAAATAGTCTGTGGAGATCATTTTCTAGTATAATTTGGGACAACTACTGGTAGGGTTGCCTATGAACTATTATCCAAGGCTAGTTAGGCTATCAAACAATGCAAATTGAAGATTTAGGGGCCAAATGAAAGTAACCAAGTTTGAAGTTGATGGAATTACTTATTAGCGCAATACAAAGGCTTATCTTAAACACCTTCTCAATACACTGCTTCAAGTGGATTAACTACATTCATGCACTAAAGACTTCCACAACAAAGGAAATTTTGCAAGAATAATCTAGAAAGCTACTACAAAAGAGAATAGTCTTGTGAACATATGTAATTGATTTTGCATTAATTAAGTAAGATGGCTTCTAAAGTTGGGTAAgttgtttagaatttttaatagGGAATTTGAAAACATCACAGAATTGATCTAAGAGATGTTTACTAAGTTCTATCATGATAATAAAGTATTGAGGAAAAACCGTACCACCAAAACCAAGTTGCATTTGCTAATAATACTTGCTACATTTCTATTAAGAAAGAAACTATCTAGTGATAGAGGAcaagttaataattttagttcatGAAGTTTTCACTACCCAAGCTAACATCAAAAGCTATAACAAGACAAATCCTAATAAGGTAAGATAAAAGGCTCACAGAAGGACATCTTGCTCCTTGTTGAAAGTCCCATTCAATTGCAAACTTACCACATCAAGAATGCTCCCTCTACTATAATTTTCTCATACCCAATCCACAACACTATTATTATAGTTGTTTTGCATGccctttttttttggctttctaagttaatttttatttggttatagCAATAGATTCATTGGTGTGTTAAATTCTCTTATGGGTAATTCCTCAAACATGTTGTccttattattgctattaagTATTGCAATatgaaatgataaattaaaattcttatatttaaaatcaaatggaagcacaagaattaaaaaatgcaaacatAAGAGAAACACTCAAATCCAATTCCAAAGAGTAGCATCAAAATTTCCATATCTACAAAATTCAAGTGTTTAgatttccaaaaatgaaaaaaaaagggggggttCATTGAGAGAAGTCCTACATCTATAAAACATTAAGGTGTGAGGTTAAGAGAGAGAAATTCAATCCATACCTGATCAAGGTGTGAGGTTAAGAGAGAGAAATTCAATCCATACTTCATACGGAGACATGGATTCAAACACATTGACTAGATTTGAATAATGCAATTCATACATGGGAACTTGTATACCAAAAAAATGTTGGTTTTTAGAGGCACTGGAAGGTGGTTGAAGTAATGGTGGTGGTTGTTAAAAGGGTCAATGGTGGTGGGAAGCCATTGTGAACCACTGGTGAAAAGGAAGTTAGCTGAATTGGAGACTCGGTGAAGAAGATAATGTGAGCTTGGTAAAATTTCCTCCAACTTTTCCTTCtccatttcttattttcctaactaatttttaaggaaagtagtagggaaaatattacaaaattttctttagtattttcctctttttttttccatcatgtTTTTCATGTCAcccaaacaaaggaaaataatattccaaaacattttttttcctttcccttgcatttttccaaaactaaaaacaacctttataaataaaaattaagaattacaGCAAGACTGTatattctttctctttattcCTACATTTCTACATCCACTACTCTAttttacattatatttttaCTCCCTTCTTCAATCAGCATTCCTCCCTTTATATAGAGTTATCTTCACACCAATGCATAAGATAAGAAAGATGAATGAACCTTGGGCTAAGGTTGGACAACCGGTGGTAGCTAGTCAAGGCTAGAAGTCaacttttgattgattttttggGCATGTGCAGCAATGTGTGGACCCCTCTTTAGCATGAAAATGGCTAGAACATGTTAAGCTCTTTTATTAGATGATGTGTCAACCATGGGGCAATCATAGGGTGGGGAATATATGGTAAttatgcaaataaaaaaaaaaaaaaaaatggtatccAATTATATAGAAAGAAATCTTCCAACATTTGATataattatgtaaaaattaagagaaaatatttataaaaaaaacatattaaatctaaaaatagggacttaataataaaataaagtaaaaatgtaaaactaaaaccaaatattaaatatgaatatagtttaagcattaaaaatatcattgttTATGTTTAATCATTGGGTTTGCTAGaggagtttatatatatatatattagttttttctttttttaatcctatCTCCGTTGTTGATATtaactaaagtgaacttgttatcagTAGATTCAATTTAGTCatgttggttgatatcaataggttatttttaactacatagaaaaaaatcaaatatttttttctttttctattcgaccaaaaaacaaacatcatctaGAATTTTAGGTAATAAAAATGCTTTGACTAGAAACAAATTTCATATGGACCACTATCAAATACCATACACGGGAGAAATCTGGATCCTCACTCTTTGATTCTAATGATGCTacctaaaacaaaattttatttcatgtccTCTATTATGAGTGGACAACCATTCCTTCTGTTAGATTTTAGATAAAGAACGAATATTGAAGATTGGAGATGTAAGAAATTAGGAGAGAAATTAGGAGAtcctaattttaaatatgtaacaAAGTTCTATAATCACTTCAATccacattttaaaaattgtatttctttCCAATATGGGAgcaaactttttctttctttcttatatatttcatttgggaatgatttaaaaataaataaataaaggtccttctaaatatttaaaaaaaaacactttcttatcaaaattaattaggtGGATGGTAAGGTCAAATTTAGGATAGCTTCATATTTTTGCTTtaactgaaaataaaaataaaaattaaagtaataatttttaagggaTAATATTGATgttgtaaaagttttattaaacatgaaataacTTCTTATgtaaacaaaaatagaattataaaattcttataagaaataacatttttatgacttcaatatgaaacattttttaaaagttgtaagttttaaaaaaaaattaaataggtataaaaacttttattcaatttaattttatttatttttaactcttaaaagtcaatccaaataaaatttaaatttatttcaaaatcacttttaaaaatccaaaaagtcACTTAAAAATTTCTgaacacttttttttaatttacgtTTAAATACTATgtgattctttttaaaatcatttataatgtcaaaatatttttttttatggataaaaacattacaaataaaaaacattttaatcacaattaatttattttttaattcatgaaattttatttattgttatttattttttgggatttaattctttacaattatttttgagTGTTTATAAAGTATAATTAGGCCATGCCCAAATTTATCCTTTTAACTCTATCTATTAGGTATAGGTAGCGTAAAATTTTGGCCTCTCTCCACCTATCTTCGCTTCTGACATTGTCATGCACTGCTTCATCAACTTTAGGTCATGCCCAAATTTATTCCTTTAACTCTATCTATTAGGTATAGGTAGTGTGAAATTTTGGCCTCTCTCCACCTTTCTTCGCTTCTGACATTGTCATGCACTGCTTCGTCAACTCTAGCCACAACTACTAATGATGGAAGAAAATGAGACAAGGTCAATgaataatttgttaatttatttcttaattcaatAACATTGAAATGTCAACTGGACTTTACAACTTTCCTGCCTGCCAACTTAATTTATTGACTTATTGGAGAGTTAGGTCAATTGCAACAACTTAGTTAATTGGTAAGTGGCTTTTCTCTAAACCATAAATTCAAATTATCAATTCCTAtgttttaatttacaaaaatcagtgatttgttttattattttaaatttaaagaagcAGGAAAGGGTTTActttaatgtaaaataaaaaataaaaaataaaaaatgggagcTGAAAAGTAATCAAATCACTACAAAACAGAATTGGAGTTCTTTTGGTGTGGGGTTGAACTCAATTTGTGGtcggtaattttttttttttttttttccttttcctttatcttgGTGTAGATTTTGTGATATTGTTACTAAAATAgaaggtaaaaatataaattatatacaaattattttaactattgTGGACATGGCATCGGGAGGCTTCTTAGCATTGTACTCGGCTATTTAATGAGCTgttcatattgaaattaattaaggttGAAACAGGAACATAACATCAATCTCTTTTCCATAATCAAAGACTTTCGTGGCAAATTCCACCATATCATATATCAAAGATTATTCAAATTCCATTATCTTTATAGACTTTTAACAATCCAAGAAATTGACGTTAATAATACTAGACAACATCTATGACTTTACATTATTCTTCTTATGAGcagaaaataaatcatgaaagCTGAATAATATGAATATTCAATGAAATCTTTGGCATGCTATTTCTTTGCAGCTTCAACATGGCAGCATGTCAGATGGAGGAGGTAGCATTTGAGCTTCTGGGTGTTTACCATTTTTCACTATGAACGCAGTTTCCATGCCCCAACTCAGATGACGTTCTATATGGCAGTGCATGAACCACACTCCTGCAACAGAGAAAATACACAACATTACACCTAACTTAAttgtaatattaagaaaaattatttccttggtCTGCAGGTTGGTAGtttcaagggttttttttttttttttttttctaatagagGACATGAGTGCTTGCAACATACCAGGGTTGGATGCCTCAAATCTGATTGCAACCCAACCATTCCTAGGAACATAGATGGTATTCTGATGGGGAGGATCCACCAGATTGTAGCGTAAAGGATCCCTATTTTCATCGAAATTCCCAATTCCCCATCCAACAACATAGAAACtgtatccatggagatgcatggGGTGGGTTGTCCCTCCAATCAAGTTTGTCCCTTGAAAAACAATCTCCACTGTGGAGTTATACTCGAGCACCCTTACTTCTGTTCCTGTGCTCGGCAACTGATAGAGTAATGGAAGATAATCATATGTAAAATTGAACACTAGTGGTGGAAAGCTAGGAAATTTATCTCCATATACACCACTGATGTTATAATAGTAAGCTTCCAGTATGTCAATTGTAGGGGTATGGAAGCTTATGTTGTTTATACTTGAGGCGGACCGCGTCCCATTGACCCCTAAACATGAATCATTGACACATGGGTACGAGTTTAAAGAAACGGTGTAAAACAAGTTAGTGCTTGTGCTCAATGGGACATTGCAAGGATGCTCCGCATTTGCTAAGCTTCGGAGGCTGGCCATGACTTGAAGTGAtgcatttgtgtcattgtatgcAGGTAAATAAGGCAAGAAGGGAGGTGAAGATGGAGTGTAGTATCCCTTGTACTGTATAATAGTTGTGGTGGTTGtgttatcataaatattaaGACCTGTTGGGGCTTCAGAATAAGTTATAGCCGCCATGTAATAGTGATCCGGGCGTTGGTTAGCTT is drawn from Vitis riparia cultivar Riparia Gloire de Montpellier isolate 1030 chromosome 18, EGFV_Vit.rip_1.0, whole genome shotgun sequence and contains these coding sequences:
- the LOC117907460 gene encoding laccase-15-like → MKVFLLQILVFQLFGGDIHCQASTRRHTFVVREASYTRLCSTKDILTVNGQFPGPTIHAMKGETIIVDVYNRGKENITIHWHGVNMPRYPWTDGPEYITQCPIQPGSKFSQKIILSSEEGTLWWHAHSDWTRATVHGAIIIYPKNGTKYPFHKPNAEFLIILGQWWMSDVNAVRDEVLATGADVNASNSLLINGQPGDLLPCSKSGTFKLTVDHGKTYLLRIINAALHEPLFFSIAKHKMIVVGTDGSYTKPLTQDYITIFPGQTFDVLLEANQRPDHYYMAAITYSEAPTGLNIYDNTTTTTIIQYKGYYTPSSPPFLPYLPAYNDTNASLQVMASLRSLANAEHPCNVPLSTSTNLFYTVSLNSYPCVNDSCLGVNGTRSASSINNISFHTPTIDILEAYYYNISGVYGDKFPSFPPLVFNFTYDYLPLLYQLPSTGTEVRVLEYNSTVEIVFQGTNLIGGTTHPMHLHGYSFYVVGWGIGNFDENRDPLRYNLVDPPHQNTIYVPRNGWVAIRFEASNPGVWFMHCHIERHLSWGMETAFIVKNGKHPEAQMLPPPSDMLPC